In the genome of bacterium, the window CGTGCCCGACCAGCGCCACCTGCCGCCGACGTTGGTGGCGGCCCTGGGGGACTGGGTGCGCGCCGGCGGCGCGCTGCTGGTCATGGGCCTGACGGGCACGACCGATGAACACGGGACCGAGACGGGCGGCTTCGCGCTGGGCGAACTGCTGGGCCTGGAGCTGGTCGGCCGGTATGAGCCGTCACATGCCTACATCGAGGTTACCGACGACCGCCTGAAGCCCGGCACGCTGGACATGCCGCACCTGGCCGAGGCGCCCTTTGCACTGGTGCAGCCGGTGGCTGACGGCGTGGAGACGCTGGCGAAGCTGCGGCGGGTGTACCTGCGCAGTGACGGGGAGTACCTGCTGCGCTGGTCGCCGGTGGGTGAGGACAGCGGGCACCCGGCGATCACGCTGCGGCGCGTGGGGCAGGGCTGGGCGGCGTACATCGCGGGCGACCTGTGCCACGCCTACCAGGTCAAGAACCAGTGGAACTGCAAGCACCTGGTCGCGAACCTGCTGGACCTGATGATGCCCGAGCCCCCCGTGCGCGTCGAGGCCCCGGCGTGGCTAGAGGTCGTGCTGAGGCGCCAGCCCGGGCGGCTGCTGCTGCATCTGCTCAACCAGCATGGCGACCACGCGGTGGACACGAACTTCCGCGTGGTGGAGGAGGTGCTGCCGGTGCGGGACGTGCAGGTGCACGTGCGCATGGCAGCCCGTCCGGCGGCCGTCACACTGGAGCCCGGCGGCGTCACACCCGAGTGGGGCTACGCCGACGGAGTGGTTACGGTGCACGTGCCGGAGGTGCAGGTGCACCAGGTGGTGGCCCTGGCCGAGGGCGACTAGGGGAGGGTACGCGCCGTCACACGAACAGCAGGCACACCGGGGCGGCGATGCCGGTGAACTCCGACACCCGCTCCAGCCGGGCGCCCTCGTCCTCGATCCGGAAGACGACAATGTTGTCAGTGTCCTGGTTCGCGCACAGCAACCACTGCCCGTCGGCGGTGACGACGAAGTTGCGCGGGTGCTCGCCGCCCGTCGGCACGTGACCGAGCGCGGTCAGCAGCCCTGTGGCCGGGTCCACGGCGAAGATCGCCAGGCTGTCATGCCCGCGGTTGGTGCCGTACAGGAAGCGCCCCGAGGGGTGGAAGTGGATGTCGGCGCAGTAGCTCGTGCCGATGAAGTCGGCGGGCAGCGTCGGGACGGTCTGCAGCTCCGTCAGCGTCCCCGCCTGCCAGCGGTACACCACCACTGTGTTCGCCAGTTCGGTGATGAGATACGCCCACTGGCCCGAGGGATGGAAGGTGAAGTGGCGGGGGCCGGAGCCGGGGGCGACGGGGACGGCCTGGTGGAGGGTGAGCCTCGCGGCGGGGTCCCCGCCGGCTACGCCGACACCCCGCCCGGGGATACCGAGGGCGTAGACCATCAGGCGGTCGGCGCCCAGGTCAGCCGCGATGGCGAAGCGGCCGGAGGGGTCGAAGTTGACTGAATGGGCGTGGGGGCCCTCCTGGCGGTCAGTGACGGGACCCGTGCCCTCGTGCTGGATGAAGTCGCTGGCCGGCAGCACGGAGCCATCGGCCGCGAGGGGATGGACCACGACGCTGCCGCCGCGATAGTTGGCGCTGACCAGGCAGCGTCCGGTCGGGTCCACCGCCACATGGCACGGCCCCGGCCCGATGGTGCTCTGCGTGCCGAGCAGGCGCCCATCGGCCAGCACCACCCCGGCCACCGCTCCGGACTCGTTCTCCAGGCACACCGAATACAGCCACTCCCCGCCCGGATGCAGGACCTGGAAGGAGCAGTTGCGCAGCGGCACGAGCAGCCCCAGGTGGGTGAGTGTCCCGGTGTCGCTGTCGAAGTCCAGGCGGTAGATGCCCTCGCTACCCCGGCGTGTGTATGTTCCCACGGTGAGCATCGTCGTGTCCTCCACTGGAGCGCGGCTCTCCAGAGCCGCAGTGGCTCGCGCAACGGCTGCGGCTCTGGAGAGCCGCGCTCCATGTCCCTTCACCGTCGCTTCGGCGGCCTCCTTCCGGCAGGTGCTCGACATGGGGCGCCGAACCCTCGCGCATGGCAACCCTCCACGTCTCCAAGCTGGGCAACAACACCGACGGCGCTTCGTGGGCCACGGCCTTCACGACCATCCAGGCCGCCCTGGCGGCCATTCCGGACGACCAGGGCGGGCACCGCGTGCTCGTCCGGCCGGATACGTACTTCGAGGCGAACCTCTTCCCGGCCCATCCGGGCGCGGCGGGCGCCTACAACGAGCTGATCGGCGATGTGGACGGCCGCCATGGGGCGGGCCGCAGCGGGCAGGTCGTCATTGACAGCGGCGACCCCGACCAGCAGGGCTTCAAGAGCTACGACTGGTGGGGGCCGATCCGGGCGTATGACCACGGCTGGTCGCCCGCGCACACCGCGGAGACGTTCTCGTCCATCGGCTGGGATCGCTGGGCCTTCCGTCACCTGTATGTGACCGGCGGCGATGCGGGGATCTTCTTCGACGGCACGAACCGCGTCG includes:
- a CDS encoding lactonase family protein encodes the protein MLTVGTYTRRGSEGIYRLDFDSDTGTLTHLGLLVPLRNCSFQVLHPGGEWLYSVCLENESGAVAGVVLADGRLLGTQSTIGPGPCHVAVDPTGRCLVSANYRGGSVVVHPLAADGSVLPASDFIQHEGTGPVTDRQEGPHAHSVNFDPSGRFAIAADLGADRLMVYALGIPGRGVGVAGGDPAARLTLHQAVPVAPGSGPRHFTFHPSGQWAYLITELANTVVVYRWQAGTLTELQTVPTLPADFIGTSYCADIHFHPSGRFLYGTNRGHDSLAIFAVDPATGLLTALGHVPTGGEHPRNFVVTADGQWLLCANQDTDNIVVFRIEDEGARLERVSEFTGIAAPVCLLFV